From the Peromyscus leucopus breed LL Stock chromosome 8b, UCI_PerLeu_2.1, whole genome shotgun sequence genome, one window contains:
- the Tp53i13 gene encoding tumor protein p53-inducible protein 13 isoform X1, which produces MVPPPPPPPRLLLVALVGLLSLCEVLPRVTYTPVRRGQVDGVAFLYHPCAHPWLKLQLALLAHVCVAQPTLIPDSSLTWDRPLVLTAWGTALEMAWVEPAWAAHWLKRRRRRKQRKGVWFLSDTLSGPTPMMPAPSRGKLCGRRRCVQARTLAFALRSWRPPGVEVTSRGPRWRSLSVVKRRGLRAVLGLQTTPSGLRVPLASSESPKTQQPLLGTSSVAPVSLMTGGPGGDDRSRTEAQVPSGHGNPGGCACPGQASPAPRAAAPPRVARGPTPRTEEAAWAAMALTFLLVLLTLATLCTRLHRNFRRSESIYWGPTADSQDTVAAVLKRRLPLPSRRIKRSRRRPLLPPTPDSGPDSESSD; this is translated from the exons AtggttcctcctcctccacctccgcCCCGGTTGCTTCTGGTAGCCCTGGTGGGGCTCCTGAGTCTTTGCGAG GTGTTACCAAGAGTGACTTACACGCCGGTGAGACGAGGACAG GTTGATGGTGTTGCCTTCCTCTACCACCCCTGTGCCCACCCCTGGCTGAAGCTCCAGCTTGCTCTGTTGGCCCATGTGTGTGTGGCTCAGCCCACACTCATTCCTGACTCCAGTCTCACTTGGGACCGG CCCCTGGTGCTGACAGCATGGGGCACTGCTTTGGAGATGGCATGggtcgagccagcctgggctgcccacTGGTTaaagaggcggcggcggcggaagcagagaaagggtgtGTGGTTTCTCTCTGACACTCTTTCTGGGCCCACTCCCATGATGCCAGCCCCCAGCAGAGGGAAGCTGTGTGGGAGACGACGGTGTGTACAG GCTCGGACTCTGGCCTTTGCTCTGAGGAGCTGGCGGCCACCTGGTGTAGAGGTGACATCTAGAGGACCCAGGTGGCGCTCTCTCAGTGTTGTCAAGAGAAGGGGGCTTCGGGCTGTCCTTGGTCTCCAGACTACTCCCTCAGGCCTGAGGGTTCCCTTGGCCTCGTCAGAGAGTCCGAAGACCCAGCAGCCCCTTTTGGGGACCTCATCTGTGGCCCCCGTCTCCTTAATGACTGGGGGACCTGGAGGCGATGACAGGTCCAGGACAGAGGCTCAGGTGCCCAGTGGGCACGGCAATCCAGGGGGTTGCGCCTGCCCAGGTCAGGCCTCCCCAGCTCCTCGAGCCGCAGCGCCTCCCCGGGTAGCCCGAGGTCCCACTCCACGCACCGAAGAGGCTGCTTGGGCTGCCATGGCCCTGACCTTCCTGCTGGTCCTGCTCACCCTGGCCACGCTCTGCACGCGATTGCACCGGAACTTCCGCAGGAGTGAGAGCATCTACTGGGGGCCCACAGCTGACAGCCAGGACACGGTGGCTG CTGTGCTGAAGCGGAGGCTGCCCTTGCCCTCGCGCCGGATCAAGCGGTCTCGCCGACGGCCCCTGCTCCCGCCCACACCGGATAGTGGCCCTGACTCGGAGAGCTCGGACTGA
- the Git1 gene encoding ARF GTPase-activating protein GIT1 isoform X1 produces MSRKGPRAEVCADCSAPDPGWASISRGVLVCDECCSVHRSLGRHISIVKHLRHSAWPPTLLQMVHTLASNGANSIWEHSLLDPAQVQSGRRKANPQDKVHPIKSEFIRAKYQMLAFVHKLPCRDDDGVTAKDLSKQLHSSVRTGNLETCLRLLSLGAQANFFHPEKGTTPLHVAAKAGQTLQAELLVVYGADPGSPDVNGRTPIDYARQAGHHELAERLVECQYELTDRLAFYLCGRKPDHKNGHYIIPQMADRSRQKCMSQSLDLSELAKAAKKKLQALSNRLFEELAMDVYDEVDRRENDAVWLATQNHSTLVTERSAVPFLPVNPEYSATRNQGRQKLARFNAREFATLIIDILSEAKRRQQGKSLSSPTDNLELSARSQSDLDDQHDYDSVASDEDTDQEPLPSTGATRNNRARSMDSSDLSDGAVTLQEYLELKKALATSEAKVQQLMKVNSSLSDELRRLQREIHKLQAENLQLRQPPGPAPTPPLPSERAEHTPMGPGGSTHRRDRQAFSMYEPGSALKPFGGAPGDELTTRLQPFHSTELEDDAIYSVHVPAGLYRIRKGVSASSVPFTPSSPLLSCPQEGSRHTSKLSRHGSGADSDYENTQSGDPLLGLEGKRFLELGKEDELHPELESLDGDLDPGLPSTEDVILKTEQVTKNIQELLRAAQEFKHDSFVPCSEKIHLAVTEMASLFPKRPALEPVRSSLRLLNASAYRLQSECRKTVPPEPGAPVDFQLLTQQVIQCAYDIAKAAKQLVTITTREKKQ; encoded by the exons ATGTCCCGGAAGGGGCCGCGAGCGGAGGTGTGTGCGGACTGCAGCGCCCCGG ACCCTGGCTGGGCATCTATCAGCAGAGGTGTGCTGGTCTGTGACGAGTGCTGCAGCGTGCACCGCAGCCTGGGGCGCCACATCTCCATTGTCAAGCACCTTCGCCACAGCGCCTGGCCTCCTACACTGCTACAG ATGGTGCACACGCTTGCCAGCAACGGGGCCAACTCCATCTGGGAGCACTCCCTGCTAGACCCTGCGCAAGTGCAAAGTGGCCGGCGCAAAGCCAACCCCCAAGACAAAGTCCA CCCCATCAAGTCAGAGTTCATCAGGGCAAAGTACCAGATGCTGGCGTTTGTGCACAAgcttccctgccgtgatgatgaTGGGGTCACTGCCAAAGACCTCAGCAAG CAACTGCACTCGAGTGTGCGAACAGGCAACTTGGAGACATGTCTGCGCCTGCTTTCCCTGGGTGCCCAGGCCAACTTCTTTCACCCAGAAAAGGGCACTACACCCCTACATGTGGCTGCCAAGGCAGGGCAGACTCTGCAGGCTGAGCTGCTGGTGGTGTACGGGGCTGACCCCGGCTCCCCTGACGTCAACGGCCGCACGCCAATTGACTATGCCAG GCAGGCGGGGCACCATGAACTGGCAGAAAGGCTAGTTGAGTGCCAGTATGAGCTCACTGACCGGTTGGCCTTCTACCTCTGTGGACGCAAGCCCG atCACAAGAATGGGCATTACATCATCCCACAGATGGCTGACAG ATCGCGGCAGAAGTGCATGTCTCAGAG CCTGGATCTGTCTGAattggccaaagctgccaagaaGAAGCTGCAAGCA CTCAGCAACCGGCTCTTCGAGGAACTTGCCATGGATGTGTACGATGAGGTGGATCGGAGAGAAAATGATGCTG tgtgGCTGGCTACTCAGAACCACAGCACCCTGGTGACGGAGCGCAGTGCTGTACCCTTCCTGCCAGTCAATCCTGAATACTCAGCTACTCGGAACCAG GGACGGCAGAAGTTGGCTCGGTTTAACGCGCGAGAGTTTGCCACCTTGATCATCGACATTCTCAGTGAGGCCAAACGGAGGCAGCAGGGCAAGAGTCTGAGCAGCCCCACAG ACAACCTCGAGCTGTCTGCACGGAGCCAGAGCGATCTGGATGACCAGCACGATTACGACAGTGTGGCTTCCGACGAAGACACAGACCAGGAGCCCCTGCCCAGCACAGGCGCCACTCGGAACAACCGTGCCAGG AGCATGGACTCCTCAGACCTGTCCGATGGGGCTGTGACGCTCCAGGAGTACCTGGAGCTGAAGAAGGCTCTGGCCACCTCCGAGGCCAAAGTCCAGCAGCTCATGAAGGTCAACAGCAGCCTGAGTGATGAGCTCCGGAGGCTGCAGAGGGAG ATCCACAAACTGCAGGCAGAGAACCTGCAGCTCCGGCAGCCGCCAGGGCCAGCACCTACACCCCCACTTCCCAGTGAACGGGCAGAACACACACCCATGGGGCCAGGTGGAAGCACCCATCGCAGGGACCGCCAGGCCTTCTCCATGTACGAGCCAGGCTCTGCCCTGAAGCCTTTCGGAGGTGCACCTGGGGACGAGCTCACCACACGGCTCCAGCCTTTCCACAGCACT GAGCTGGAAGATGATGCCATCTATTCGGTGCATGTCCCTGCTGGCCTTTATCGG ATCCGGAAGGGGGTGTCTGCCTCCTCTGTGCCCTTCACTCCATCCTCCCCATTGCTGTCGTGCCCCCAAGAAGGAAGTCGCCACACG AGCAAGCTTTCACGCCATGGCAGTGGTGCAGACAGTGACTATGAAAACACACAGAGTGGGGATCCTCTGCTTGG ACTCGAAGGGAAGCGATTCCTAGAGCTGGGTAAGGAAGATGAGCTGCACCCTGAGCTGGAGAGCCTGGACGGAGACCTAGACCCCGggctccccagcactgaggacgTCATCCTAAAGACAGAGCAGGTCACCAAGAACATTCAGGAACTATTGCGGGCCGCCCAGGAGTTCAAACATGACAG CTTTGTGCCCTGTTCAGAAAAGATCCATTTGGCTGTGACTGAGATGGCCTCTCTCTTCCCAAAG AGGCCAGCCCTGGAGCCTGTGCGCAGTTCACTGCGGCTGCTTAATGCCAGCGCCTACAGGCTGCAGAGCGAATGCCGGAAGACAGTGCCTCCAGAGCCTGGCGCCCCTGTGGACTTCCAGCTGCTGACTCAGCAGGTGATCCAATGCGCCTATGACATCGCCAAGGCTGCCAAGCAGCTGGTCACCATCACCACCCGAGAGAAGAAGCAGTGA
- the Git1 gene encoding ARF GTPase-activating protein GIT1 isoform X3 encodes MSRKGPRAEVCADCSAPDPGWASISRGVLVCDECCSVHRSLGRHISIVKHLRHSAWPPTLLQMVHTLASNGANSIWEHSLLDPAQVQSGRRKANPQDKVHPIKSEFIRAKYQMLAFVHKLPCRDDDGVTAKDLSKQLHSSVRTGNLETCLRLLSLGAQANFFHPEKGTTPLHVAAKAGQTLQAELLVVYGADPGSPDVNGRTPIDYARQAGHHELAERLVECQYELTDRLAFYLCGRKPDHKNGHYIIPQMADSLDLSELAKAAKKKLQALSNRLFEELAMDVYDEVDRRENDAVWLATQNHSTLVTERSAVPFLPVNPEYSATRNQGRQKLARFNAREFATLIIDILSEAKRRQQGKSLSSPTDNLELSARSQSDLDDQHDYDSVASDEDTDQEPLPSTGATRNNRARSMDSSDLSDGAVTLQEYLELKKALATSEAKVQQLMKVNSSLSDELRRLQREIHKLQAENLQLRQPPGPAPTPPLPSERAEHTPMGPGGSTHRRDRQAFSMYEPGSALKPFGGAPGDELTTRLQPFHSTELEDDAIYSVHVPAGLYRIRKGVSASSVPFTPSSPLLSCPQEGSRHTSKLSRHGSGADSDYENTQSGDPLLGLEGKRFLELGKEDELHPELESLDGDLDPGLPSTEDVILKTEQVTKNIQELLRAAQEFKHDSFVPCSEKIHLAVTEMASLFPKRPALEPVRSSLRLLNASAYRLQSECRKTVPPEPGAPVDFQLLTQQVIQCAYDIAKAAKQLVTITTREKKQ; translated from the exons ATGTCCCGGAAGGGGCCGCGAGCGGAGGTGTGTGCGGACTGCAGCGCCCCGG ACCCTGGCTGGGCATCTATCAGCAGAGGTGTGCTGGTCTGTGACGAGTGCTGCAGCGTGCACCGCAGCCTGGGGCGCCACATCTCCATTGTCAAGCACCTTCGCCACAGCGCCTGGCCTCCTACACTGCTACAG ATGGTGCACACGCTTGCCAGCAACGGGGCCAACTCCATCTGGGAGCACTCCCTGCTAGACCCTGCGCAAGTGCAAAGTGGCCGGCGCAAAGCCAACCCCCAAGACAAAGTCCA CCCCATCAAGTCAGAGTTCATCAGGGCAAAGTACCAGATGCTGGCGTTTGTGCACAAgcttccctgccgtgatgatgaTGGGGTCACTGCCAAAGACCTCAGCAAG CAACTGCACTCGAGTGTGCGAACAGGCAACTTGGAGACATGTCTGCGCCTGCTTTCCCTGGGTGCCCAGGCCAACTTCTTTCACCCAGAAAAGGGCACTACACCCCTACATGTGGCTGCCAAGGCAGGGCAGACTCTGCAGGCTGAGCTGCTGGTGGTGTACGGGGCTGACCCCGGCTCCCCTGACGTCAACGGCCGCACGCCAATTGACTATGCCAG GCAGGCGGGGCACCATGAACTGGCAGAAAGGCTAGTTGAGTGCCAGTATGAGCTCACTGACCGGTTGGCCTTCTACCTCTGTGGACGCAAGCCCG atCACAAGAATGGGCATTACATCATCCCACAGATGGCTGACAG CCTGGATCTGTCTGAattggccaaagctgccaagaaGAAGCTGCAAGCA CTCAGCAACCGGCTCTTCGAGGAACTTGCCATGGATGTGTACGATGAGGTGGATCGGAGAGAAAATGATGCTG tgtgGCTGGCTACTCAGAACCACAGCACCCTGGTGACGGAGCGCAGTGCTGTACCCTTCCTGCCAGTCAATCCTGAATACTCAGCTACTCGGAACCAG GGACGGCAGAAGTTGGCTCGGTTTAACGCGCGAGAGTTTGCCACCTTGATCATCGACATTCTCAGTGAGGCCAAACGGAGGCAGCAGGGCAAGAGTCTGAGCAGCCCCACAG ACAACCTCGAGCTGTCTGCACGGAGCCAGAGCGATCTGGATGACCAGCACGATTACGACAGTGTGGCTTCCGACGAAGACACAGACCAGGAGCCCCTGCCCAGCACAGGCGCCACTCGGAACAACCGTGCCAGG AGCATGGACTCCTCAGACCTGTCCGATGGGGCTGTGACGCTCCAGGAGTACCTGGAGCTGAAGAAGGCTCTGGCCACCTCCGAGGCCAAAGTCCAGCAGCTCATGAAGGTCAACAGCAGCCTGAGTGATGAGCTCCGGAGGCTGCAGAGGGAG ATCCACAAACTGCAGGCAGAGAACCTGCAGCTCCGGCAGCCGCCAGGGCCAGCACCTACACCCCCACTTCCCAGTGAACGGGCAGAACACACACCCATGGGGCCAGGTGGAAGCACCCATCGCAGGGACCGCCAGGCCTTCTCCATGTACGAGCCAGGCTCTGCCCTGAAGCCTTTCGGAGGTGCACCTGGGGACGAGCTCACCACACGGCTCCAGCCTTTCCACAGCACT GAGCTGGAAGATGATGCCATCTATTCGGTGCATGTCCCTGCTGGCCTTTATCGG ATCCGGAAGGGGGTGTCTGCCTCCTCTGTGCCCTTCACTCCATCCTCCCCATTGCTGTCGTGCCCCCAAGAAGGAAGTCGCCACACG AGCAAGCTTTCACGCCATGGCAGTGGTGCAGACAGTGACTATGAAAACACACAGAGTGGGGATCCTCTGCTTGG ACTCGAAGGGAAGCGATTCCTAGAGCTGGGTAAGGAAGATGAGCTGCACCCTGAGCTGGAGAGCCTGGACGGAGACCTAGACCCCGggctccccagcactgaggacgTCATCCTAAAGACAGAGCAGGTCACCAAGAACATTCAGGAACTATTGCGGGCCGCCCAGGAGTTCAAACATGACAG CTTTGTGCCCTGTTCAGAAAAGATCCATTTGGCTGTGACTGAGATGGCCTCTCTCTTCCCAAAG AGGCCAGCCCTGGAGCCTGTGCGCAGTTCACTGCGGCTGCTTAATGCCAGCGCCTACAGGCTGCAGAGCGAATGCCGGAAGACAGTGCCTCCAGAGCCTGGCGCCCCTGTGGACTTCCAGCTGCTGACTCAGCAGGTGATCCAATGCGCCTATGACATCGCCAAGGCTGCCAAGCAGCTGGTCACCATCACCACCCGAGAGAAGAAGCAGTGA
- the Git1 gene encoding ARF GTPase-activating protein GIT1 isoform X2 gives MSRKGPRAEVCADCSAPDPGWASISRGVLVCDECCSVHRSLGRHISIVKHLRHSAWPPTLLQMVHTLASNGANSIWEHSLLDPAQVQSGRRKANPQDKVHPIKSEFIRAKYQMLAFVHKLPCRDDDGVTAKDLSKQLHSSVRTGNLETCLRLLSLGAQANFFHPEKGTTPLHVAAKAGQTLQAELLVVYGADPGSPDVNGRTPIDYARQAGHHELAERLVECQYELTDRLAFYLCGRKPDHKNGHYIIPQMADRSRQKCMSQSLDLSELAKAAKKKLQALSNRLFEELAMDVYDEVDRRENDAVWLATQNHSTLVTERSAVPFLPVNPEYSATRNQGRQKLARFNAREFATLIIDILSEAKRRQQGKSLSSPTDNLELSARSQSDLDDQHDYDSVASDEDTDQEPLPSTGATRNNRARSMDSSDLSDGAVTLQEYLELKKALATSEAKVQQLMKVNSSLSDELRRLQREAENLQLRQPPGPAPTPPLPSERAEHTPMGPGGSTHRRDRQAFSMYEPGSALKPFGGAPGDELTTRLQPFHSTELEDDAIYSVHVPAGLYRIRKGVSASSVPFTPSSPLLSCPQEGSRHTSKLSRHGSGADSDYENTQSGDPLLGLEGKRFLELGKEDELHPELESLDGDLDPGLPSTEDVILKTEQVTKNIQELLRAAQEFKHDSFVPCSEKIHLAVTEMASLFPKRPALEPVRSSLRLLNASAYRLQSECRKTVPPEPGAPVDFQLLTQQVIQCAYDIAKAAKQLVTITTREKKQ, from the exons ATGTCCCGGAAGGGGCCGCGAGCGGAGGTGTGTGCGGACTGCAGCGCCCCGG ACCCTGGCTGGGCATCTATCAGCAGAGGTGTGCTGGTCTGTGACGAGTGCTGCAGCGTGCACCGCAGCCTGGGGCGCCACATCTCCATTGTCAAGCACCTTCGCCACAGCGCCTGGCCTCCTACACTGCTACAG ATGGTGCACACGCTTGCCAGCAACGGGGCCAACTCCATCTGGGAGCACTCCCTGCTAGACCCTGCGCAAGTGCAAAGTGGCCGGCGCAAAGCCAACCCCCAAGACAAAGTCCA CCCCATCAAGTCAGAGTTCATCAGGGCAAAGTACCAGATGCTGGCGTTTGTGCACAAgcttccctgccgtgatgatgaTGGGGTCACTGCCAAAGACCTCAGCAAG CAACTGCACTCGAGTGTGCGAACAGGCAACTTGGAGACATGTCTGCGCCTGCTTTCCCTGGGTGCCCAGGCCAACTTCTTTCACCCAGAAAAGGGCACTACACCCCTACATGTGGCTGCCAAGGCAGGGCAGACTCTGCAGGCTGAGCTGCTGGTGGTGTACGGGGCTGACCCCGGCTCCCCTGACGTCAACGGCCGCACGCCAATTGACTATGCCAG GCAGGCGGGGCACCATGAACTGGCAGAAAGGCTAGTTGAGTGCCAGTATGAGCTCACTGACCGGTTGGCCTTCTACCTCTGTGGACGCAAGCCCG atCACAAGAATGGGCATTACATCATCCCACAGATGGCTGACAG ATCGCGGCAGAAGTGCATGTCTCAGAG CCTGGATCTGTCTGAattggccaaagctgccaagaaGAAGCTGCAAGCA CTCAGCAACCGGCTCTTCGAGGAACTTGCCATGGATGTGTACGATGAGGTGGATCGGAGAGAAAATGATGCTG tgtgGCTGGCTACTCAGAACCACAGCACCCTGGTGACGGAGCGCAGTGCTGTACCCTTCCTGCCAGTCAATCCTGAATACTCAGCTACTCGGAACCAG GGACGGCAGAAGTTGGCTCGGTTTAACGCGCGAGAGTTTGCCACCTTGATCATCGACATTCTCAGTGAGGCCAAACGGAGGCAGCAGGGCAAGAGTCTGAGCAGCCCCACAG ACAACCTCGAGCTGTCTGCACGGAGCCAGAGCGATCTGGATGACCAGCACGATTACGACAGTGTGGCTTCCGACGAAGACACAGACCAGGAGCCCCTGCCCAGCACAGGCGCCACTCGGAACAACCGTGCCAGG AGCATGGACTCCTCAGACCTGTCCGATGGGGCTGTGACGCTCCAGGAGTACCTGGAGCTGAAGAAGGCTCTGGCCACCTCCGAGGCCAAAGTCCAGCAGCTCATGAAGGTCAACAGCAGCCTGAGTGATGAGCTCCGGAGGCTGCAGAGGGAG GCAGAGAACCTGCAGCTCCGGCAGCCGCCAGGGCCAGCACCTACACCCCCACTTCCCAGTGAACGGGCAGAACACACACCCATGGGGCCAGGTGGAAGCACCCATCGCAGGGACCGCCAGGCCTTCTCCATGTACGAGCCAGGCTCTGCCCTGAAGCCTTTCGGAGGTGCACCTGGGGACGAGCTCACCACACGGCTCCAGCCTTTCCACAGCACT GAGCTGGAAGATGATGCCATCTATTCGGTGCATGTCCCTGCTGGCCTTTATCGG ATCCGGAAGGGGGTGTCTGCCTCCTCTGTGCCCTTCACTCCATCCTCCCCATTGCTGTCGTGCCCCCAAGAAGGAAGTCGCCACACG AGCAAGCTTTCACGCCATGGCAGTGGTGCAGACAGTGACTATGAAAACACACAGAGTGGGGATCCTCTGCTTGG ACTCGAAGGGAAGCGATTCCTAGAGCTGGGTAAGGAAGATGAGCTGCACCCTGAGCTGGAGAGCCTGGACGGAGACCTAGACCCCGggctccccagcactgaggacgTCATCCTAAAGACAGAGCAGGTCACCAAGAACATTCAGGAACTATTGCGGGCCGCCCAGGAGTTCAAACATGACAG CTTTGTGCCCTGTTCAGAAAAGATCCATTTGGCTGTGACTGAGATGGCCTCTCTCTTCCCAAAG AGGCCAGCCCTGGAGCCTGTGCGCAGTTCACTGCGGCTGCTTAATGCCAGCGCCTACAGGCTGCAGAGCGAATGCCGGAAGACAGTGCCTCCAGAGCCTGGCGCCCCTGTGGACTTCCAGCTGCTGACTCAGCAGGTGATCCAATGCGCCTATGACATCGCCAAGGCTGCCAAGCAGCTGGTCACCATCACCACCCGAGAGAAGAAGCAGTGA
- the Abhd15 gene encoding protein ABHD15 — protein sequence MPPWAAVLALLLVALALLLLRPWKRAVGARTSVRDHEEQEVVSKGPTVQFSDRREPLPGGCSLICKPSALAQCLLRALRRSAALEPAPSSWLSGPHLQTFCHFILPVGPGPELAREYLQLADDGLVALDWVIGPCARGRRVTNTGGLPPVLLVIPNAWGRLTRNVLGLCLLALERGYYPVIFHRRGHHGCPLVSPRLQPFGDPSDLKEAVTYIRFRHPAAPLFAVSEGSGSALLLSYLGECGSSSYVTGAACISPVLRCREWFEAGLPWPYERGFLLHQKIAVSRYASALEDTVDTSKLFRSSSLREFEETLFCHTKSFPISWDTYWDLNDPLRDVDEAAVPVLCICSADDPVCGPPDHTLPAELFQSNPYFFLLLSSHGGHCGFLRPEPLPAWSHEVILESFKALTEFFRMEERMKGLSRRRTSFLGGRRRWGGPQKREVSPSSNLEEIFSWKRSYTR from the exons ATGCCTCCATGGGCAGCCGTCCTCGCACTGCTGCTGGTGGCGCTCGCCCTGCTCCTCCTGCGCCCCTGGAAGCGCGCCGTCGGAGCGCGGACCTCGGTCCGGGACCATGAGGAGCAGGAGGTGGTGAGCAAAGGCCCCACGGTTCAGTTCAGCGACCGGCGCGAACCGCTCCCCGGGGGCTGCAGCCTCATTTGCAAGCCCTCGGCGCTGGCCCAGTGCCTGCTGCGCGCCCTGCGACGCTCGGCGGCGCTGGAACCCGCCCCGAGCTCCTGGCTGTCTGGGCCCCACCTGCAGACCTTCTGTCACTTCATCCTGCCCGTCGGGCCCGGCCCGGAGCTAGCACGTGAGTACCTGCAGCTGGCCGATgatgggctggtggccctggacTGGGTCATAGGACCTTGTGCCAGGGGCCGCCGGGTCACTAATACTGGAGGCCTCCCGCCGGTGCTGCTGGTAATCCCCAATGCGTGGGGACGCCTCACCCGCAACGTGCTGGGGCTCTGCCTGCTCGCCCTGGAGCGCGGCTACTATCCCGTCATCTTCCACCGCCGCGGCCACCACGGCTGCCCACTGGTCAGCCCCCGACTACAGCCTTTCGGGGACCCGTCCGACCTCAAGGAGGCAGTGACTTACATTCGCTTCCGACACCCGGCGGCACCCCTGTTTGCGGTGAGCGAGGGCTCGGGGTCCGCGCTGCTGCTGTCCTACTTGGGGGAGTGCGGCTCCTCCAGCTATGTGACCGGCGCCGCCTGCATCTCGCCTGTGCTCCGCTGTCGCGAGTGGTTCGAGGCTGGCTTGCCTTGGCCCTATGAGCGCGGGTTCCTGCTGCACCAGAAAATCGCTGTCAGCAG GTATGCTTCTGCCCTGGAGGACACCGTAGACACCAGCAAGCTGTTCCGGAGTAGCTCCCTGCGGGAGTTTGAAGAGACCCTGTTCTGCCACACCAAGAGTTTCCCCATCAGCTGGGATACCTACTGGGACCTGAATGACCCACTCCGGGACGTGGATGAGGCTGCTGTACCTGTGCTGTGTATCTGCAGTGCTGACGACCCGGTATGTGGACCCCCGGACCACACTCTGCCGGCGGAACTCTTCCAAAGCAACCCTTACTTCTTCCTGTTGCTCAGTAGCCATGGAGGCCACTGCGGCTTCCTGCGCCCTGAGCCCTTGCCAGCATGGAGCCACGAGGTCATCTTGGAGTCCTTCAAGGCCCTGACTGAATTCTTCCGAATGGAAGAGAGGATGAAAGGGCTGAGCAGGCGCAGGACTTCATTTTTAGGGGGTCGGCGTCGTTGGGGAGGCCCGCAGAAACGAGAGGTCTCCCCCTCTTCCAATCTGGAGGAGATCTTCAGCTGGAAGCGTTCTTACACCAGGTGA
- the Tp53i13 gene encoding tumor protein p53-inducible protein 13 isoform X2: protein MVPPPPPPPRLLLVALVGLLSLCEVVAERAEEAGTRCPEGLWPLPPQVLPRVTYTPVRRGQVDGVAFLYHPCAHPWLKLQLALLAHVCVAQPTLIPDSSLTWDRPLVLTAWGTALEMAWVEPAWAAHWLKRRRRRKQRKGVWFLSDTLSGPTPMMPAPSRGKLCGRRRCVQARTLAFALRSWRPPGVEVTSRGPRWRSLSVVKRRGLRAVLGLQTTPSGLRVPLASSESPKTQQPLLGTSSVAPVSLMTGGPGGDDRSRTEAQVPSGHGNPGGCACPGQASPAPRAAAPPRVARGPTPRTEEAAWAAMALTFLLVLLTLATLCTRLHRNFRRSESIYWGPTADSQDTVAAVLKRRLPLPSRRIKRSRRRPLLPPTPDSGPDSESSD, encoded by the exons AtggttcctcctcctccacctccgcCCCGGTTGCTTCTGGTAGCCCTGGTGGGGCTCCTGAGTCTTTGCGAG GTGGTGGCTGAGCGGGCGGAGGAGGCAGGAACCCGTTGTCCCGAAGGcctgtggcctctgcctccacag GTGTTACCAAGAGTGACTTACACGCCGGTGAGACGAGGACAG GTTGATGGTGTTGCCTTCCTCTACCACCCCTGTGCCCACCCCTGGCTGAAGCTCCAGCTTGCTCTGTTGGCCCATGTGTGTGTGGCTCAGCCCACACTCATTCCTGACTCCAGTCTCACTTGGGACCGG CCCCTGGTGCTGACAGCATGGGGCACTGCTTTGGAGATGGCATGggtcgagccagcctgggctgcccacTGGTTaaagaggcggcggcggcggaagcagagaaagggtgtGTGGTTTCTCTCTGACACTCTTTCTGGGCCCACTCCCATGATGCCAGCCCCCAGCAGAGGGAAGCTGTGTGGGAGACGACGGTGTGTACAG GCTCGGACTCTGGCCTTTGCTCTGAGGAGCTGGCGGCCACCTGGTGTAGAGGTGACATCTAGAGGACCCAGGTGGCGCTCTCTCAGTGTTGTCAAGAGAAGGGGGCTTCGGGCTGTCCTTGGTCTCCAGACTACTCCCTCAGGCCTGAGGGTTCCCTTGGCCTCGTCAGAGAGTCCGAAGACCCAGCAGCCCCTTTTGGGGACCTCATCTGTGGCCCCCGTCTCCTTAATGACTGGGGGACCTGGAGGCGATGACAGGTCCAGGACAGAGGCTCAGGTGCCCAGTGGGCACGGCAATCCAGGGGGTTGCGCCTGCCCAGGTCAGGCCTCCCCAGCTCCTCGAGCCGCAGCGCCTCCCCGGGTAGCCCGAGGTCCCACTCCACGCACCGAAGAGGCTGCTTGGGCTGCCATGGCCCTGACCTTCCTGCTGGTCCTGCTCACCCTGGCCACGCTCTGCACGCGATTGCACCGGAACTTCCGCAGGAGTGAGAGCATCTACTGGGGGCCCACAGCTGACAGCCAGGACACGGTGGCTG CTGTGCTGAAGCGGAGGCTGCCCTTGCCCTCGCGCCGGATCAAGCGGTCTCGCCGACGGCCCCTGCTCCCGCCCACACCGGATAGTGGCCCTGACTCGGAGAGCTCGGACTGA